TGCCTCGGCCCTGAGCTGGATCGAAGCCGACGCCCGCAGCGTGCTGATGGGCGACTTCAAGCCTTTGCCGTTGTTTTGAGTTTGCACACAACACTCCACACCCCCCAACAGGGAAGTGGTTTTTCCCACTTAGCCCGCCAAGTCTATAGCGCTCTTTACGGGATTGATACCGGAAAAGATAATCCCCCAAAGCAAAGACCTTCAGAGGCTATCTTTTGGAATCCTAGAGCCTTCCCTTCGGTCGGCCGCCCCGCTTTGGCGGGGTGGCGTCCTCATTCGGCAACGAAGTTGGTTGAGCGATGCAACTCCCAAAAAGGGCCGAGCCCCCACCTTTGCGGGTGGGGGCCTTGATTTGGGAACTACTGCCTGCTCTGGATGAAGTTAATTGCATCCTGGACGGTGCGGATCTTCTCGGCTTCTTCGTCGGAGATCTCGAGCCCGAACTTGTCCTCCAGACCCATGATGAGCTCGACGGTGTCGAGGCTGTCGGCGCCCAGGTCTTCGATGAAGCGGGCCTCGGGGGTGATTTTTTCGGCTTCCACGCCGAGTTTGTCGATGATGACTTCTTTAACGGACTCGAGGATATCCATGGTTCAAACCCTCCGAAGGGGGATTCTACCACAAGGGCTCTTCAAAGCCGCTCGAGCGGGGAGGTCAGTGGGGGGTCATGCCCCCATCGACGCAGAGGGTCTGCCCGTTGATGTAGGCCGCGTCGTCGGAGACCAGGAAGGCCACCGCCTTGGCCACCTCCTCGGGCTTACCCAGGCGGCCTGCGGGGATCTGCTTGAGGTACTCGGCCACCACGTTCTCGGGCAGCTTGGCGGTCATGTCCGACTCGATAAAGCCTGGTGCGACGGCGTTGACGGTGATGCCGCGGGTGGCGTACTCCTTGGCCACCGACTTGGTGAAGCCGATCAGCCCGGCCTTGGCCGCGACGTAGTTGGCCTGGCCGGGGTTGCCCAGGATGCCCACCACGCTGCTGATGTTGACGATGCGGCCCCACTTCGCACGCATCATGATCTTCACTGCCTCGCGCGTGGCGTGGAAGATGGCCGAGAGGTTGGTCTGGAGTACCACCTCCCAGTCCTCGTCCTTCATGCGGATGAGCAGGGTGTCGCGGGTGATCCCGGCGTTGTTGACCAGGATCTCCAGCCCTCCCAGTGCGGCGTTGGCCTCGCTCACGAGCCCAGCGGCGGCTGGGGGGGTGCTGAGGTCGGCTCCGATGACCACGACCTGGGGAGAGCCCTTTGCGCGGGCCTCCTCGGCCACCGCCTCGGCGGCGTCCTTGTTGGTGGCGTAGTGGATGGCTAGGGCGTGGCCTCTGGAGGCCAGCTCGAGCGCGATTGCCTTACCGATGCCACGGGATGAGCCGGTTACGAGTGCTTTACGCATGGAACCTCCGTCGAACGCCATGAGATGGGGCTTCAGGCCTCGAGCTTCAGGCTCTGGGCAATCTCCTCGGGATTGGTCAGGCTCCGGGCTTCCACGCCCTCTAGCGTGCGCCCCACCAGCCCGGTGAGAACCCTGCCTGAGCCGAACTCGAGGAAGCGGGCTACGCCCCGCTCTTGGAGGTGTTGCAGGATCTCGACCCAGCGCACCGGGTGGGTGATCTGCTCGAGCAGCAGTTCCCGGATCGCCTCGGGCTCTTTCTCGGGCCGGGCCAGCACGTTGGAGAAGACCGGGAAGCGTGGCTCGCGCAGCTCGACCTGGGAGAGGTCGTGGTGCAGGCGCTCGCGGGCGGGGCGCATGAGCGAGGAGTGGAAGGGGGCCGAGACCGGCAGGGGCACCACCCGCGCCCGGTGCTCCTTGAGCCGCTCGGAGGCCTGGGCCACGCCCTGGGCGGTGCCGGAGATCACGGTCTGCTCGGGGGAGTTGTAGTTGGCCACCTCCACCCCGTCGAGGCCCGCGATGAGCTCTTGGATGGTCTGGGCCGGCATCTTCAGCACGGCGGCCATGGCTCCTTGGCCCACCGGAACGGCTTCTTGCATGTACTCTCCGCGCTTGCGCACCAGGCGCAGGCCGTCCTCCAGCGACAGCGTACCCGCTGCGACGTGGGCGGTCCACTCGCCCAGGGAGTGCCCGGCGGCGAAGCTGGGGGGAGTGCCGCCGGCCTCGAGGTAAGCCTGAAAGGCCGCGTAGCCCACGGCCAGCAAGGCCGGTTGCTGGTTGGCGGTGAGCTTGAGCTCTTCCTCGGGGCCTTCCCACATCAGCTTCAAGAGCCCTGGCAAGGTGGCCTCGGCGCGTTCCAGTACGTCGCGTGCGGCCTTGGAGCCTTCGTAAAGGGCTTTGCCCATACCAATTTCTTGTGATCCCTGTCCGGGAAATAGGGCTGCGATCATCAAAACCTCCGCTGTGTTTAGCCCACGGCAAACTGAGGAGAAGCGCATCGCAAGCAGGCTAACACGAGCCGATCAACGATCGTTGATGGCTCATAGCCCACAGCTTCAATCCGGTTGCCACCAGGTCATCACGCTGGCGGCCCAAGTCAGCCCCGCGCCGAAAGTCACGAAGAGGATGTGGTCCCCGTCGTGGATCTGCCCGGCGTCCAGCGCCTCCTGCAGCGCGATGGGCATGGAAGCGGTGGAGGTGTTGCCGTAGCGGTCCACGTTGACCCACACCTGCTCGACCGGCAGGCCCAGGCGTTCCCTGGCCGACTCGATGATGCGGGCATTGGCCTGGTGGGGCACGAAAAACTTGATCTGCTCGGGGGTGAGGCCAGCTTTCTGGATGGCTTCGAGCGAAGCCTCGTTCATCACCCGCACCGCGAACTTGAAGACCTCGCGTCCGTTCATGTAGATGCTCTTGGGCATGGGGAGGTCGCCCGGCAGTCGGGGGTTGAGGCAGCCCAGGGCCAGTTCCTTGGCACCCGAGCCATCCGCACCCAGCACGAAGGACTTGAAGCCATAGCCCTCGGGCACTGGCCCCACCACCGCGGCCCCGGCCCCGTCGCCGAAGAGCACCGCCGTAGAGCGGTCCTGCCAGTTGATGATCTTCGTCAGCGCCTCGGCTCCGATGGCCAGCACCTTCCTGGAAAGCCCGCTGCGGACCATGGCGTGGGCCTGGGCCAGGGCGTAGCCCCAGCCAGGACAGCCCGCCAGCAGGTCGTAGGCTCCGGCTTTGAGCTTGAAGCGGTTCTGCACCAGGGCGGCGGTGGCCGGGAAGAGCGCGTCGGGGGTGTTGGTCGCCACGATCACCAGGTCCACGCCCTCGAGGGCGCTCTCTCCGTGGCGCCGGATCAGGTCCTCCACCGCGCGAAAGGCCAGATCCGAGGTGAACTCGTGCTCGTCGGCGATGCGTCGCTCCTTGATGCCGGTGCGGGTGGTGATCCACTCATCCGTCGTATCCAGGAACTTCTCGAAGTCGTGATTGGTCATCACCCTGGGGGGCGCGTAGGTGCCAAGGGC
The window above is part of the Calidithermus timidus DSM 17022 genome. Proteins encoded here:
- the acpP gene encoding acyl carrier protein, coding for MDILESVKEVIIDKLGVEAEKITPEARFIEDLGADSLDTVELIMGLEDKFGLEISDEEAEKIRTVQDAINFIQSRQ
- the fabG gene encoding 3-oxoacyl-[acyl-carrier-protein] reductase, giving the protein MAFDGGSMRKALVTGSSRGIGKAIALELASRGHALAIHYATNKDAAEAVAEEARAKGSPQVVVIGADLSTPPAAAGLVSEANAALGGLEILVNNAGITRDTLLIRMKDEDWEVVLQTNLSAIFHATREAVKIMMRAKWGRIVNISSVVGILGNPGQANYVAAKAGLIGFTKSVAKEYATRGITVNAVAPGFIESDMTAKLPENVVAEYLKQIPAGRLGKPEEVAKAVAFLVSDDAAYINGQTLCVDGGMTPH
- the fabD gene encoding ACP S-malonyltransferase, with product MIAALFPGQGSQEIGMGKALYEGSKAARDVLERAEATLPGLLKLMWEGPEEELKLTANQQPALLAVGYAAFQAYLEAGGTPPSFAAGHSLGEWTAHVAAGTLSLEDGLRLVRKRGEYMQEAVPVGQGAMAAVLKMPAQTIQELIAGLDGVEVANYNSPEQTVISGTAQGVAQASERLKEHRARVVPLPVSAPFHSSLMRPARERLHHDLSQVELREPRFPVFSNVLARPEKEPEAIRELLLEQITHPVRWVEILQHLQERGVARFLEFGSGRVLTGLVGRTLEGVEARSLTNPEEIAQSLKLEA
- a CDS encoding beta-ketoacyl-ACP synthase III gives rise to the protein MSVGILALGTYAPPRVMTNHDFEKFLDTTDEWITTRTGIKERRIADEHEFTSDLAFRAVEDLIRRHGESALEGVDLVIVATNTPDALFPATAALVQNRFKLKAGAYDLLAGCPGWGYALAQAHAMVRSGLSRKVLAIGAEALTKIINWQDRSTAVLFGDGAGAAVVGPVPEGYGFKSFVLGADGSGAKELALGCLNPRLPGDLPMPKSIYMNGREVFKFAVRVMNEASLEAIQKAGLTPEQIKFFVPHQANARIIESARERLGLPVEQVWVNVDRYGNTSTASMPIALQEALDAGQIHDGDHILFVTFGAGLTWAASVMTWWQPD